The DNA region TTTATACCAATCATCAGATAAATTGGTTATTTTTTTTATGTTTACTTTTGGATTGTTCATTTTTTTAATATCATATAAACATGCGGAATCCCATCTTCTAAATACTCGGCTCCCACTTGTTTAAAACCAAAAGATTCATAGAATTTTTTAAGATAGGTTTGTCCACCTATTTTTATTGAAACTTTTCCAAATAATTTGTACGTCTCTTCAATGGTTTTCTTTATTAATTTTTTACCTAATTTTTGTTTTCTAAAATCTTGATGTACCGCTACTCTGCCAAAAGCTGCTTCATAATAATAATCGTTAGGTTTAAAAATTCTAGTATAAGCAATAACCTTATTATTTTCTTTACAAAAAAAGTGATATGATATTTGATCTTTATTATCCAATTCAGGATAAGGGCAATTTTGTTCTACTACAAAAACATCAATACGTAATTTTATAATAGAATGAAACTCATCTAAAGTTAATTCATTAAATGTTTTTAAAAACCATTGCATTTTAAGAACAAGCTATTTTTTCTACTCTATTTTGGTGGCGTCCACCCTCAAAATCCGTACTTAAAAAAACATTAACAAAATTTATTGCTTGGTACACCGAAACAAACCGAGCAGGAATACTTAACACGTTAGCATTATTATGTTGTCTTGCAAGAGCTACAAGTTCATTGTTCCAACATAAAGCCGCTCTAATATTTTGATGTTTATTAGCTGCCATTTGGGCTCCATTTCCACTTCCACAGATAGTAATACCTAAGTCAACCTCATTATTTTCAACTGCTTTTGCTACCGGGTGAATAAAATCAGGATAATCAACACTATCATTTGTATCCGTCCCAAAATTTACAACAGTATGTCCTTTTTTTTCTAAATATTTAACGATTGCTTTTTTATATTCGGGGCCAGCGTGATCGTTTCCTATTGCTATTTTCATTAGAGTGGTTTTTATTTTAAAATTCAAATTTAACACTAATAAACTTTTATGAACATTAAAATTTTGAAATGTTAATAGTTTTTTTTAATAATTTAAGGATTAGACCTTTAAATAGATATCCAATTGTTAATGATATATCAACTAAATCTAATAAAAATAATTTGCATTCTCTTTAAAAAAAAGTAAGAGAAATTTTAATAGTACAATCCTAAAATAGTTGTTAGAATTTAGTACTTATTTATCAACATATAAAATAATGGTTTTCAACTAAAATTAAAATAATTCTATTAAAAAAAACGGTTAATAAAACTTGTTAACAAGTTGTGTTTAGTAGTTATTAATATTTTGATTGTAAGTTATTTATTATTCTAAAAATAGCTTAAAAGTTGTTTATCTTTATTTAAGAACTTAATATCAAAATAAAAATACCTTTTTTTATTCTATCTATTAACAACATATAACATTAACCATTTTCTTTTTAAAATTTCTAAAACAAAAACTATTTAATATATAAATGTTGATAAGTAAAAATTCAAACAAGAACAATTAATTTTAAATTTTAAATGTAAAGCTAAATTACTCTTGCTAATTACTGTAAACATTACGTTTTTTATGATTTTATTATTATATTATCTAAAATATTGTAAATTAGCAGACTAAACTATGAATTAAGAAAACTTAAACACCCCTATGTTATGAGAAAAAATTACATTATTTTATTAGTATTAACCTTTGTGTATAGTGCACAAAGTCAAACTATTACTACCGTTGCTGGTACCGGATCTTCTGGATTTGGAGGTGATGGTGGCCCAGCTACTACGGCTAAATTAAATTTACCATTTAATTTAACTTTTGATAAATCTGACAATATATATATTGCAGATACTTACAATAACAGTATTAGAAGAATAGATAGCGAATCTGGTATAATAACAACTGTTGTTGGCACAGCGGATAAAAAACAAGTTAGCGAATTAAAAACTCCAACAGGATTAACATTTGATAACTACAACAACTTATACGTTGCTGACTTAGCTAATTTACGTATCAGAAAAGTAAATTTAGACACAGGTAGTTCTATTACTTTAGTTGGAAAAAAATCTGAAACAGAATTTCCTAATATTAACGAGTCTTTAGGTGGTCCTTTTAATGTTGTTTTTGATAAAAAAGGAAATCTTTATGTTTCTGTTAATGGAGATAGTAATGTTAAAAAAGTAGATTTTTCTACTGGTAAGGTAACAGTTGTTGCAGGAACTGGTGAAGTAGGATTTTCAGGTGATGGAGGTCAAGCTACTGCTGCTAAATTAGCTAATCCAACAGGATTAGCTTTAGACGGTAAAGGAAATATATTTATTTCAGATACTGGAAATGAAAGAATTAGAAAGGTAAATTTATCTACAGGTATTATTACTACTATCGCTGGAACTGGAGAAACTGGATTTGTAGGTGAGGATACTGACGCAACAAAAGCTCAATTAGCTAAT from Aureibaculum sp. 2308TA14-22 includes:
- a CDS encoding GNAT family N-acetyltransferase yields the protein MQWFLKTFNELTLDEFHSIIKLRIDVFVVEQNCPYPELDNKDQISYHFFCKENNKVIAYTRIFKPNDYYYEAAFGRVAVHQDFRKQKLGKKLIKKTIEETYKLFGKVSIKIGGQTYLKKFYESFGFKQVGAEYLEDGIPHVYMILKK
- the rpiB gene encoding ribose 5-phosphate isomerase B, which produces MKIAIGNDHAGPEYKKAIVKYLEKKGHTVVNFGTDTNDSVDYPDFIHPVAKAVENNEVDLGITICGSGNGAQMAANKHQNIRAALCWNNELVALARQHNNANVLSIPARFVSVYQAINFVNVFLSTDFEGGRHQNRVEKIACS
- a CDS encoding NHL domain-containing protein gives rise to the protein MRKNYIILLVLTFVYSAQSQTITTVAGTGSSGFGGDGGPATTAKLNLPFNLTFDKSDNIYIADTYNNSIRRIDSESGIITTVVGTADKKQVSELKTPTGLTFDNYNNLYVADLANLRIRKVNLDTGSSITLVGKKSETEFPNINESLGGPFNVVFDKKGNLYVSVNGDSNVKKVDFSTGKVTVVAGTGEVGFSGDGGQATAAKLANPTGLALDGKGNIFISDTGNERIRKVNLSTGIITTIAGTGETGFVGEDTDATKAQLANPLGLAIDSAGDLFVVDRGNNMIRKIDMSSGTISTVAGTGEAGYSGDGELATNAQLANPTGLAFNNAGELFVVDRGNNRIRKISGLATTESEDVALETSIKVYPNPSTDKINIELNNNVELNNVTMFNANGGQVKVQLSNKTLNVAKLPRGIYVLRIATSEGSIEQKVVLE